One Dioscorea cayenensis subsp. rotundata cultivar TDr96_F1 chromosome 19, TDr96_F1_v2_PseudoChromosome.rev07_lg8_w22 25.fasta, whole genome shotgun sequence genomic window, gtcgacacggtcagtgtttaacccccagtgacagggttattgcaaagttagtttggggactacgagtactttgtcaaaatatttcatgttcacaaaacaataaactatcaaaattcatactagacaaaatgcaagtaatttgcagTCACAttatcccatttttatcatatcaaaataatccagttaattgaatccaaacatgaatagataataaagaaaaacacaatagtaattaatcagaaagtaaataaatatctggaattcaaaaattaagtaatctaaatgtaaataaaatatttaaacatttcaattaattctaatccaaaataaaatatcattaactggaactttaaaataatttaaaataattccaaaaataataataaataaatacataaaatcattatttttctcaaaattttcaaatgttcAGAAAACTagggtatatacatataatatgatttatatgtaggATACTTACATGATTAACAGCCagatttttgaattcttacatcaatcgagtatttctcaggaagtcctaatttgggaataacccatcagaattacaagtaaacaaattctaaaattcacacgaatgcaaaaacaaatcaaacactaacaaaattaccaaggtcaagaccaataaccaactcacctacaaaccttaagattaaaatcagcgtagctttgcaaattctaacccaaataaaaaatttcaaacttatgagaaaactaggcatcttcatctaaaacatatccaaacctcacaatgatttgagaccTACATAATTTAAGCCACCAGTATTAAAAATCATACTTATGTAAACCAACAGTTTCAGACATGCCtattgcaataaaaaatatctcacaacatataacttcaaaagtaatacaatcttCCTGACAATAAGATAACTTAGAAATGAAcaactttcctattttttaccTTATCCAATTCAATCTTCATGATTATCAAAAATAACCATAATTCTTCAGGCTATGCACAAAAATATCATCTGAGACACTTATACCAatagggctatatctcacaaactacagatgcataaaatttgaaaattttcaggtaattaggtaacatcaaaatatataacttttttatattactcttctccaaattccatttacaagaccatcaaattgtctaagtAATCGTAATGTTCTCTGCAGAAAtagtattgagcacacctatagaaatctgctcatatctcacaatttacatggctaaaaattctaaaattttgcagagtcaaatataacatcgtcctatataactttattatataaatataaatctaaaatagaACTTACAATTacgaaaataatcaaaaactgttcaagggctgaacagaaatcctgtctgcgtcacctgcgtctaaaaatttataatttgcaggatactactccaaaaattctgaaatttcgtAGTAAGCTAAAAAAGATCtcgatctacaatttttctattctgatctcttccaaattccatctctagatcttcaaaataaattagagatctcTACTATGCTAACAGGgactttctgaattttatcctcaaactaaaatcaattctcaccaaaccataaccctaactagtaacatgtcacaaacaagcataagaaagagcaataacaaaaactcagaaccttacctcaacaataacagtgaaatgaaatccgtgacgatgagacccttctcccgtcctcgtcgccgacaccacccgtaaaaaggaagagaaagagacgaggcaagtctctctctctctctctctttctctcttttcaaCCTTGATCTAAAACCGAAAAAAAAACtgaagagacggctagggttttgaaactaaagaaaaacaaaatcaatggctaagattgaaagtaaaaccaacggctaggattaagagataaaagcaatagctaggatttgattaaggggtggggctcacaccAATCCTCGTCGCTTCCGTCGCTTATTATTAGGCATTTCTGCTTATTATTTTGAGGTGGtgcttagttatttaaatttttgtttattattaggCATTCATGCTTATTATTTtgagtttctgtttaatatttgGTATTCTtgcttattattttgaattgatgcttatttatttaagtttttgtttattatttggcattcctacttattatttttaagttggtGCTTAATTATTGAagtttctatttattatttgacttTTCCATTGAGTATTACATCCTATATTATATGCTCATACTTATTATTCTAAGTTGTtactcattattatatatttatatgtattattattagctAATGGCAGTGATCCCACagacataattgtatatattgttaaaaaagaataattatcattaacattcattaatcaattaaagttttttaattaataatctttCCAAAGTTTATTTTATAAGTGAATAACTTTATCATTGACTATgcacaaacatatataatttcACTTATTTAAAGTTAGGGGTGCAAAAGTAATTTTACAAGTTTTAATACTTTTTCCACATTCCTAATCCTATTGCCTTTTACCAAATACAGTTTTGGTTCTCAATTCCATTACTTCGTTCACATCCCCGTCCCATCTCTTATTCCCCATCCCTATTCCCAAAACCAAATTAACGGAGGGTAAGTACATCAAAACCCGATATTATTCCAATTACTGTTTCACTCACTATCCTCTTCCATGTGTCTATCTCTTTCTTATCCTTCCGCACTTTTACTTTTTTGGTTTCTATGGATGTTCTAAGAACGTCCCTAGATAATTTATtgccatttatatatatatatatatattccttacTTAAACATTCATTCAAACACTTATTAATATTAGTTTATAGGCACAATGGTCGAGTTGTTTAAGTACTTGGCTTCCATACAAAAAGTTGAGAATTTGATTCCCTCCCAATACATAGTTAAGACATAAATAGTGTGGTGTGTATAATGACTTGTCCATTCAGAtcgttaaatatatatataggtaacaGTGCTCTTAAaagaagatttttttataaaaataaataaattagaatttatTGAAGAAAGGAACCAGAGTTATATAggacaacaaaaacaaagctAGGGctctaataaataagaaataaataaataaagaaagaaagacgacatgggggtaaattttttactatGTCAGTAAATTttgactcattttcactttatatcaccgaacttcaatttagATCAATTTAGCCATTTaacttaaatttaatttcagtgggcaataaatcaagaattttaACCCCCAATTGATTTTATGACTATTTGAAAATCCGAGTTAGTCCTCCTAATGACATATTATTAAATCTATTGAAGGTGTTTATGTCATCGAAAAAGAGCCGCATTATTCATTTGAGGATCAAAATCCCttgatttaaaatcaaattaaagttgaatgatcaaattgatataaattgatgtttgataattaaagtgaaaataaaataaagtttaatgaactactaaaaaatttaaatattagaaatgaAAAGAGGCACGTAGACAAGAAAAAGGCAGGAGAAGGACAACACACGTAACCCATCataccaaaaaacaaaaaaaaaaaaatcttaaaaataattgtaattattaatttgattagcAGTTTTGTGTATGTCGTCTCTACATAACCCGCGTGGtgtagatttttatatttaattttggtTATTTGCAGAATATTTTAGGGTCTTAAATAAACTGGCATAGAGGATATGTCTACtagttaataatatatattatgtaataatgttattaaaaatattacacagTAGAGGACACTTGCATTATActagaattattatttatgattatgaTCTTGATACAAAAGACTAGCTAGACTAATTCCCCTTATATAGGGATAATAAGATATTTCTAGATTGCTTTGCCGGACCTTTTCATCATTTAATCAACCAACAAACCACTCAAATATGTTTCataacaatttattcaatttttaaaaaataaaaatattttttttttaagccaaaTAGGACTAATGCAATGAAATGGCGTAGGAGCGTGAATGGTGGGGAGAGGATGAACACTTCCCAGCATAGTGAAAAAATATGTGAGCATGAGTGATTGGGCAGTGGGTCAAATCTCTCCGTCATCAGTACTGTAGTACATCTGTGATGCTATTGAAATACTGTAGAATATTGTATAGTAATATTATATTCATTGGATCCCTGATGAGAGAAGTCGTATTCTCCACTTCTCCGGGTTGTAGAGTAAAGAAGATTTACtattgtaaaattataatttttaagataTTATCTTGGGCGCAAGTGGCAGGTTATCATTGTTACACATGTTAGCCCACCCAAAAAGTAAATCTTTAGAGGATCGCTGTAACTTGTGTATCACCGTATGTATCCCTTTCATAATCTTTTATAAAGTGGTGCTTGTCccatttgtattaaaaaaaaaaaaaaaattatagtgataAACTAGATattaatttctattaatttcTGAAAAACTTTCTTAAATGGATGGATGCCAACAGCCTAAAGCTATTTGGACCTGAGTCATTAGTACCATAATTTGGGCCATTAATCATTGTGGACCCAAATTTAGTTTACGACCAACACAGTGACCAACTGACATaacagaaaatataaaaaaggaaCTAACATCATGCATGCCTTTCAATCCATTCCAGAAATCCAACTATGCTATTCTCTCGGTCATCAATGTACGTCTTCCCAAAGAGGCTCTTGTTCATCTTcttgctgctgctgttgttctAGTTGTTCTTGTTGAttgtagtggtggtggtggtgttgttgTTAATTCTCAGTTTGATTGGAAAGCAACGGAATAGGCGAACTCACTGTAGGTAAATCGAATGAAACCCCAAAATCACCAGTGAAATCGAAGAGGTCCAGTTGGGTGTCATGCTTCTTCTCAATATTGGAACTCTGATGGAAATCATGGCTTTCAAGTCTGAAACCAAAGTTAGAACTAAGAGGATCATGTTGGCTGAGAAGATCCATATCAAGGTTTTCTTCTATCATTTCTGCAAAGTCAGCAGTGAATGGTTGTACTCCAAGCTCTTGTTCTTGGATTGAATTACTACTGTTCCCAACTTCAAAACTTGATCCTATTTGAAGATGatgttgttgaagaagttgCCGCTGTTGCTGATGATGATAATGAGGAGGACTAACTTCAACTGGGACTTGATGGCCACTAAAGTTGAACCCCATGTTTGAGATGCTATGAAAATGGGGGCCATTTGCCATGGCTGACCTTGGATGTATATGTAGCTGTAGCTGCTGCTGATCTTGTTGCATGACTTGTTGCTGAACATGCTGATCTTGAGAGTGATGGAATGGTTTATTAGTGAAGACATTGTTGCCATTCATAGTGTTGTGAAGGAAACTAGTGATGGGAATGCTAGGAGAAGTGAATTTACGGTACGTACACACCATTTGATGGTTGTTCCTAGCATTGAGAGTGATGAATCCATTATTAGGATCATGATGAAGGCACTGCCAATTCTCACAGGTATAAACATACTTAGTACCAGATCCTTCTCCTGCCTCACAAGCAGCTGGTAACGACTGTCTCCATTTCTCACCTTGTTGCCTTCCCACTCTTATGATCACACCATCGTCTAGTTCTTCATCACTTTTATCCATATAGACATCATACTGATCTTGTGATAATGCATCACTAATGGTTTCCAATGGAGTTGGAATGAATGCATTTGGGTTTTGCTGCTTGTATAAGTTCAGCTCTTGATTGAGAATCTCATGCCAAATGGTACTCTCCTTGTATGACATTCTATCTTGGAGGCATTTGGAATGCCACACTAGAATATTGATCTTTTCTATATCGGGCATAAGGTGTTTGATCACCGCCGTCAAGACCGCCACCTTGAACATCTTTTTCAAGTCATGTGGCTTCTTAAAAGGTGGTGATTCCATGTTCTCCGGCAAGTTCATAGGTGGCCACCAAGTTTCTCTCCCAGTAGGCCACCATGGTGGTGCAATCCCTTTGTCCAAAGGGAACTTCCTTTGAGGTGGGTCACAGTGTTGTATAAGAGCCGAAAGAATAGAACCCAGTGTTGAATCTTGGAGCTGTTGTAGATCGTGCTCCTTCACCAGTTGATCTTCTTCATGGCCATCAACTTGCTTATCAATTGCACAAATCCTTTCGTTGTATTTATTAATGGCCAAAGAAGCATTTCTTTCGAACCGAACTTTTTCCTTCCACCATTCTCTAAGAGATTCGGAGCAGGCATTGATGGCTTTACCGTCCTCGGTGATGATCCCGTAGACGAAGCCTTTAGCATTGCACTCATCCATGATTTTTATCATCATCTTTAGAATGGTGTCTTGAGCTCTTGATAACATTTTCTTCTGTGCCTCTTCTTGTCGTTGTGCTTGGTTTGATGCTTCTGCTACTTCGCTAGCTTTGATTTTTCCCATTTCTTTGGTTCTCCCTAGCATGCTCATGCCCATGTCTCTTTGAGCAAACATAAACATAACCCCATTTGCATCAAAATTAATAGCATCTGGTGctactgcttcttcttcttcttcttcttcttcttcttcttcttctagttgttgatcttcttcttcttgttcattttGAGGAATTTGTAGGGGTGGAAGTGCTTCTTCTCTAGGTTGTGTTGTTGTTGCTGGATGATCATCTTGTTTATCCTCAACAAGAACATGGGGAGTATTTAGAGCAGTATGAAGAATCAAAGCACCATAGTCTGGTACATTCCTGTTGGGATTATCTAATAGAAGTGGAGTTTCAACACTCTTTTCTTCAAAGTAGTTTCCTCTATGTGAATCATACGACATCTTTGTAGTTTTTATGACAATTTGAGAAATCCTATAGACccaaaaaccattaaaaaaaaactcaattaaaatatagagttatgtaattaaaaaaaaaatttagtttcttttttcAGGGTGTTCTGTACAGTTTTCTATTCCAATAAAATTGtagtttatccatatttatttaaaaaataaaataaaataaaagataaccaCACACTCAAATGTATTAGAAAAATTAGCAATAAATAAACTTATTCATTAAAgaaaagcaatatatatatatatatatgatctagtaaacaagattatatatatttagtttattagcaatatattgttttaaaaaatattaacaaatgaAATCAATGGGAAAATCAAAACCTTGATATATGCATAGATTTAGATATAGATCATACCAGAGAAATCAAAagcaccataaaaaaataaaaataaaaacaaattgagaaatagaagaaaattaaacGTTGCAACTCAAAAGAGAATGAGAGATGTAAAGCATACTGGTAAAAGGAAGCAGGATGATGCTCATCAAGCTTCTCTTTGTTGTTCACTAGTAATCCTCTCTATCtctgtgtgtttgtgtgtgtgtgtaactCTGAGATAGAGAAGAAGGAATGAAGAGTAGAGTTGAGCAATTTGAAGAGGGGGAGTGGGGGGTGTTTATATAGAAATGGAGGTTCAGGCATTTACCTTCAGGCGGAATGCACCAAAGGGGTTTTTTTGGCATTAATTAAATGCGCTCTGCAATTACTGTTTTAcccaagtttatttattttcaataaataaaatttaatattaattttgtttttatacatTGCTATGTTGGCTTATTACCTTGGTATTTAGTTGTCATGGTCAGCCAATTTATAGGAATGACTATTCaatatcatataataaaaagaagaaaaaataataaaataataaaacatattatcaTTTTGTCATGTTAGTCATTTAGTTTAACATAATGAATTTTGTATGAGGTAACAAATcgtgaataaaaaaatcttaagaaCGTTAATCCATTAATTGCAATTTGAGAAAGAAGTGACGACAATTACATCAACAGTACAAGTTATC contains:
- the LOC120249293 gene encoding protein ETHYLENE-INSENSITIVE 3-like 1a — translated: MLSRAQDTILKMMIKIMDECNAKGFVYGIITEDGKAINACSESLREWWKEKVRFERNASLAINKYNERICAIDKQVDGHEEDQLVKEHDLQQLQDSTLGSILSALIQHCDPPQRKFPLDKGIAPPWWPTGRETWWPPMNLPENMESPPFKKPHDLKKMFKVAVLTAVIKHLMPDIEKINILVWHSKCLQDRMSYKESTIWHEILNQELNLYKQQNPNAFIPTPLETISDALSQDQYDVYMDKSDEELDDGVIIRVGRQQGEKWRQSLPAACEAGEGSGTKYVYTCENWQCLHHDPNNGFITLNARNNHQMVCTYRKFTSPSIPITSFLHNTMNGNNVFTNKPFHHSQDQHVQQQVMQQDQQQLQLHIHPRSAMANGPHFHSISNMGFNFSGHQVPVEVSPPHYHHQQQRQLLQQHHLQIGSSFEVGNSSNSIQEQELGVQPFTADFAEMIEENLDMDLLSQHDPLSSNFGFRLESHDFHQSSNIEKKHDTQLDLFDFTGDFGVSFDLPTVSSPIPLLSNQTEN